The Lycium ferocissimum isolate CSIRO_LF1 chromosome 10, AGI_CSIRO_Lferr_CH_V1, whole genome shotgun sequence genome window below encodes:
- the LOC132034019 gene encoding premnaspirodiene oxygenase-like — METQNLSLIFISLLLFISFIFLLFQRWNNSKTTLKKRLPPGPWGLPFIGNLHQLMNGHLPYHTLRNLSQKYGPIIHLRLGEISTIIVSSSEMAKEILKIKFASRPALMHGDIVFYNYTDIGNFPWGDYWRNMRKVCILELLSSKMVKSFSSIRQAEMSSVISSINTMPGDLINLSDKFNWFTSCVTCRSVCGKVVHDQDKLIMLVKDVMSFYIGFELADMFPSRKWLHKFNGLKSKLMKAHAKVDVLLENIINEHKENRANGKKGNGESGGEDLIDVLLRVMESGEVGTPITNKNIKAVIFDMFIGGAETSSSTIIWTMAELIRNPSVMAKAQLEVREVLKGKKTFEDADLEELKYLKLVIKESLRLHPPVPLLLPRESREETSINGYIIPVKTRVLVNVWAIGRDPKYWHNPESYIPERFENSSVDFRGNHFELLPFGAGRRICPGMLFGLTNVGHSLAELLYHFDWKLPDGVNPNDLDMTEGEGATVSRKADLCLIATPFGHS, encoded by the exons ATGGAGACTCAAAACTTGTCCTTGATCTTCATTTCACTCTTGCTATTTATTTCCTTCATCTTCCTTCTATTTCAGAGATGGAATAACTCAAAAACAACCCTTAAAAAAAGATTGCCTCCAGGGCCATGGGGGCTACCTTTTATTGGGAATTTGCACCAATTAATGAATGGTCACCTACCATATCATACTCTAAGAAATCTATCACAGAAATATGGGCCCATCATTCACTTACGTCTTGGAGAAATATCAACCATTATTGTATCTTCATCTGAAATggcaaaagaaattttgaaaatcaagTTTGCAAGTAGGCCTGCACTTATGCATGGAGATATTGTTTTCTATAATTACACGGACATAGGAAATTTTCCATGGGGCGATTACTGGAGAAATATGCGCAAAGTGTGCATCTTGGAACTTCTTAGCTCGAAGATGGTCAAATCATTTAGCTCAATTCGACAAGCTGAGATGTCAAGTGTTATTTCATCGATTAATACCATGCCTGGTGACTTGATCAACCTATcagacaaatttaattggtttACAAGTTGTGTAACTTGTAGGTCTGTTTGCGGAAAAGTGGTCCATGATCAAGATAAGTTGATAATGCTGGTGAAGGACGTAATGTCATTTTACATAGGATTTGAATTGGCTGATATGTTCCCTTCGCGAAAGTGGCTTCATAAGTTCAATGGATTGAAGTCCAAATTGATGAAGGCTCACGCAAAGGTGGATGTACTTTTGGAGAATATCATTAATGAACATAAGGAAAATCGAGCAAATGGTAAAAAGGGTAATGGTGAGTCTGGAGGCGAAGATTTGATTGATGTTTTACTAAGAGTCATGGAAAGTGGAGAAGTAGGAACCCCAATCACAAATAAGAATATCAAAGCAGTTATTTTT GACATGTTCATCGGAGGAGCTGAAACatcatcttcaacaattatttgGACAATGGCAGAATTGATAAGAAATCCAAGTGTCATGGCTAAAGCACAACTTGAAGTTAGAGAAGTCTTAAAGGGAAAGAAAACATTTGAGGATGCTGATTTGGAAGAGTTGAAGTATCTAAAATTAGTAATTAAAGAATCATTAAGGCTACATCCTCCGGTTCCTTTATTACTTCCAAGGGAATCCAGAGAAGAAACAAGTATCAACGGCTACATAATACCTGTCAAAACTAGAGTCCTAGTGAATGTATGGGCAATTGGAAGAGATCCGAAATATTGGCATAATCCAGAAAGTTATATACCTGAGAGATTTGAGAATAGTTCTGTTGACTTTAGAGGAAATCACTTTGAACTTCTTCCATTTGGCGCAGGAAGAAGAATATGTCCAGGAATGCTTTTTGGTTTAACTAATGTCGGACATTCTTTGGCTGAGTTGCTTTATCACTTCGACTGGAAGCTTCCAGATGGAGTTAATCCGAATGATTTGGACATGACTGAAGGAGAAGGCGCAACTGTCAGCAGAAAGGCCGATCTTTGTTTGATTGCTACTCCTTTTGGCCACTCCTAA